Within the Polaribacter pectinis genome, the region ATGCTTCTATTTCTCCTACAATTGTAACTCTTGATCAATATCCTAATTATGTTGCTAGACAAGGTGTTAAAACAGGTTATGCAGCAACCACAGATGGTGTAGATAATGATGATTGGATGGCTGGACGTGTAAATTCACTTTCATATCCTAGTTGGAAATTTAGCAGTAATGCAGCTAGAAACATACCAACCTCTTTATCTAGTACAAATCTTGCTACTTCTACATATGGAGAAGTTAATCCAGATTTTAGTGCAACTGCATCTATAGATGGCGTTTTTACTTCTAAAGTTTCTGTATATCCAAATCCAGCAAACGAGTTTGTAACAATTTCTTCTGCTGTAGAAATTAACAAAGTAGAGGTTTATAACTTATTAGGTAAAAAAGTTATAAGTACTTCAAAATTAAATAATAACAATTTAGACATTTCTTCTTTAGCTAAAGGAGTTTACATGATGAAACTTACGAGTGGAGAGTCTGTAGCTTCTAAAAAGTTAATTAAGAAATAATTAAACCTTATAATTAAATAAAAAAAGAACTCATTTTATGGGTTCTTTTTTTTCAATTTTTTTTAAAATGAAGAATTTTCAAACACTTTTATTAGTACTAACAGTCTTTTATTCTTGTAATGATAAAAAAGAATCAACAGTTTCTGCAGATGAAAATCAGCATCCAAAACTAATTTTAACTAAAAAAGGTGTAGAAAAAATTAGAGCTTCTCTAGGTTCTGTTCCGATTTTTGATAAAACTTTAGAAAAGGTAAAAAAAGAAGTAGATGCCGAAATTGCTGATGGTATAAAAATGCCAATTCCTAAACATTATTCTGGAGGCTATTCTCACGATCAGCACAAAAGAAATATGGTGGTTTTGCAAAAAGCTGGTGTACTATATCAAATTTTAGATGACGAAAAGTATGCAGCATATGTAAAAGACATGTTGATGCAATATGAGGCAATGTATAAAACATTACCTGTGCATCCTAAAACAAGATCGTATGCAAGAGGTAAATTATTTTGGCAATGTTTAAACGATTCTAATTGGTTGGTTTATGTTAGTCAAGCTTATGATTGTGTTTATAATTATTTATCTGAAGAAGAACGTAACAAATTAGAAAAGAATTTATTTAAACCATTTGCAGATTTTATTTCAATTGGTAATCCTCAATTTTATCAAAGAGTTCACAACCATAGTACTTGGGGAAATGCAGCAGTAGGAATGATTGGTTTGGTAATGGATGATCAAGAATTAATTGATCGTGCACTTTACGGAATTAAAGATTTAAAATTAGATACTACAGAAAAAGATGATGATGGAGGTTTTTTAAATAAAGATGGAAAAGCTGGTTTTTTAGCAAACATAGAAGAGCCATTTTCACCCGATGGTTATTATAATGAAGGTCCATATTATCAACGTTATGCAATGTATCCTTTTTTAATTTTTGCAGAAGGACTACACAACGTAAAATCAGAATTAAAAATATTTGAATACAAAGATGGTGTCTTATTAAAATCTATAAATGCTTTATTAAATTTATCAGATGCAGATGGCGATTTTTTTCCATTGAACGATGGTCAGAAAGGTATGTCTTATTACACTAGTGCTTTAGTTACAGCTGTAGATATTTCCTATCATTTTGGAGATCAAGATCCAGGTTTGTTGTCTATAGCAGCTGCTCAAGATCGTGTATTATTAGACGATTCTGGTTTGTCAGTTGCGCTTGGT harbors:
- a CDS encoding alginate lyase family protein, which translates into the protein MKNFQTLLLVLTVFYSCNDKKESTVSADENQHPKLILTKKGVEKIRASLGSVPIFDKTLEKVKKEVDAEIADGIKMPIPKHYSGGYSHDQHKRNMVVLQKAGVLYQILDDEKYAAYVKDMLMQYEAMYKTLPVHPKTRSYARGKLFWQCLNDSNWLVYVSQAYDCVYNYLSEEERNKLEKNLFKPFADFISIGNPQFYQRVHNHSTWGNAAVGMIGLVMDDQELIDRALYGIKDLKLDTTEKDDDGGFLNKDGKAGFLANIEEPFSPDGYYNEGPYYQRYAMYPFLIFAEGLHNVKSELKIFEYKDGVLLKSINALLNLSDADGDFFPLNDGQKGMSYYTSALVTAVDISYHFGDQDPGLLSIAAAQDRVLLDDSGLSVALGIKDGKIAPFNKKSINLSDGPNGKQGGVAILRNEDIELVFKYAAQGSSHGHYDKLSYSLHEKGDEILQDYGLARFVNIEQKGGGNYLKENKTWAKQTIAHNTVTQNETSHFNAKYEIGSQHHSVLNYFSSENENVQVASAKESNAYPGTDMLRTMAVIKDTDFEKPYMLDIMKVTSNKANQYDFPYYFLGQVLKTNFDYNTPKTLNTLGDKNGYQHLYVEGTAKASNDNSKLSWLNKGKFYTLTTLTNNNDELFFTRIGANDPEFNLRREAALMLRRKDTKNTLFVSAIEAHGSYSPVTESAVNSNSNIKELQVVLDTEDYTAVQITNVNDNVKLFITSNTNASKEAKHKIKINNKNYEWSGSYYFE